The Pseudanabaena sp. ABRG5-3 genome includes the window ATAATCGCGATCCACGATTCAGTCGTAAATCTCTAACTGCTCACTATTATCCTAGTGACTTGGCTCCCCTTTATGCAGGCAAAGTTCCAACACATAGGAAAACATCAAATTCAAACATCACGATTCTAGGTAGCCAAAAGGAATGCTATATATCTAATGCAATGCATTATGTAAGATATGTAGCAAATTATATTAGAGGTAGAGGTCCTGACTATGATATGAGAAGGAATAGCTATACAACATAAAGAGATTTTTACAGGACTTACTCTTTTAGGTAAAGTATGAAAATAGCTATATTGTTTTGGTTTTATAAAGAGATAGATATTTGTAAAAATCGTCTAGCGCTGCTCCGACAGAATAATTCTAACATTCCTATTTATGGTGTATACGGTGGTGATCTATCTACAGTAAATGATTATAAAATTCAGTTAGACAAACTCTTAGATGATTTTTATGTTTTTCCTGAAGATAAGGATTCCCAATGGAAGTGGCTTCAAGGGGATTTGATGCTAACGCATTGGTATCGAGAGAGAGGTCAATATTTATCTTGGGATACAGTGGTAATCGTCCAGTGGGATATGCTGGTTTTTGGAAATATTGAACAACTTTTTGCAATGCTGAAGCAAGATCAAATATTGCTATCTGGGCTAAGACCAATCAAAGAAGTTGAGAATGATTGGTTATGGGTTACTCCTAAAGTTCCCGATCACAGGGAGCAGTATCTTAACTTTTTAGAATATGTGAAGAAGACCTATGACTATCAACATGAGCCGATGGGATGTATTTTTATTGTTGTGTGTTTACCAAGGATATTTTTAGAGGCTTACTCCAAAGTAGAGCAACCAGAACTTGGATTTATTGAGTACCGAATTCCTATGTATGCTCAAATATTTAATATCCCCTTCTGCACCAATCATCCTTTCCAAGCTTGGTGGGTTGATGATGATCCAGTATTTCAGGCTAATAATACTTTACAGAGAGCGATTAACCTAGTTAAGATCAGGCTAAATCCTAATCCATTAAATCCAACTCGAAATGATATTTCTTTAGTTCCTATATTTAGACATCTTAATACAAAGAAAGGGGCTAGAATTTTTCATCCTTATCAATATTTATTTCCATTAAAAAAACAACAATGGATAGCAGCATTATTTAGGGAACTGAAAAGAGATTTAGATTGGTTATCTCGAAAAATATTGGGTCGAAGCTAGATTTCTCATTTGTTTGAAGATAGTCTAAAATGGTGGTGTATCACATTTGTTGAACCAAGTAATTGATAAAAACGGCAAACTCTTACCAGCATTTTTATAGCCTATGCTTGTTGTTTTCTCCCCAACAAATGTGAAACATCACCCTTTTAATTATCATGGAATTAGCTCTTCAGTTGTTTTTAGCTATTAACTTTTCATTGATCTTTGTCTGTCTTACCATTTAATAATCGTTGCATTAGGATAACTTTAATGCTAGAAATAAACTGTAGCCAATGCCAGAAATAAACTGTAACCGAATTGGAATAGTAGCAGTTAATCATACTGGCTATGTGGAAGCAATGTTGCGGTGCATAGAGGATGGGAACATTGCTGTACCCCTTAGGTCAGACAATGATCATGATCGCATTAGTGCAGCTAGTGTAACAAAGATTATAACGCCTACTTTTGATGGAGATTGGATGACGAGAAAATTCACTCCCCAAGAGATTGATGCAGTCGCCCTAATTTCTTTCACTTCTGGCACAGAAGGGAATCCAAAGGGCGTAATCTTAACCCACAAAAACTTAACAGAGGTAGTTACACGTTTGAACTCGGTCATGCGTCTGGACAATAGTATTCGTGAGTATATTGGTGTACCTGTTTACCATTCATTTGGATTTGGTCGCTGTCGAGCAGTTGCTAAGGTAGGAGGGCAGTTTTTCATCCCCAGCAATGGATTTAACCCCTCTGAAATTGGAACAATGCTCAGAAATGGTGGAATCAACTCTATCTCAGCCGTTCCTAGCCTTTGGCGGTTATTGTTAGTTAATAAGGATCTCATTGGTAGTTATGGCAAAAGAGTCCGATGGATTGAAATTGGTAGCCAATATATGAGTCGTCAAGAAAAAGAAGAGCTTAGAAACCTGTTCCCTGAAGCAAGAATTGTCCAACACTATGGTCTAACAGAAGCATCGCGAACTACACTGCTTGAGATCCATCAGGCAGAAGGGGATGCCTTAGAGTCGGTCGGTCAAGCCTTAGGAAGTGTAAACATAAAGCTAACTGAGGCAGGACGAATTAGCATTCGAGGCGAACATGTTGCCCAAGCATATCTAATTGATGGCAAAGAGGTAAACCTTCAAGACGAGGAGGGATGGTTCCTAACTAATGATCTTGGAAGCTTGGAGAATGGCTATCTGTACTATAAGGGTAGAGCAGATGACGTAATCAATTGCGGTGGCATCAAAGTTTATCCTGAAACTTTAGAAACAAAGGTTTATGCCAGTATTGGCTACAGCAATGGTATTGCAATTTGTCGCAAGACAGACCCAATGCGCGGAGATGGTTTTTTAGTTGCGGTGACAAGCGAAGTACAGATCGATAAGCAACAACTGAGAACATTAGTCTTACAGGCTATTCAAGATATGGGGGTTAATGCTGGTAACGCTATCACAATCATTGATGTTGATAGTCTACCCAAAACGGCAACTGGAAAAATCCAGAGGAAACAATTAGCTGAGTGGTACATGCGAGAATTCCCCCAAGAAGATCGACAAATAGACTCCCTAGATGAACCTGCATCTGACAATTCGCCCATTCAAGCTATTTTTTGTCGAACTCTTAAAGTCAACCAAATTCAAATTGAAGACACATTCATCTCATTAGGAGGAGATTCTCTATCCTACGTCCAGATTTCAATGGAGCTTGAGCGTTATCTTGGATATCTTCCTAAAAAATGGGAGCAGGTACCTTTGAATGATTTGGGAAAATTAGCTCCCCAAAAGAGAATATCTACAATCATCGAAATGAATACTCTGTTGAGAGCCTTAGCCATTTCTGGCGTTGTGGTTAATCAATCTGGTTTACTCTTTATCGAAGGAGGCGCATTGTTACTACTTCTAATCGCTGGTTTAAACTTTTCACGGTTTCAGGGATGTTCTTTGATTAAAGGACAGTTACATTCCATTGCGCCGCTACTGCGACATATCTTAATTCCTTATTTAACTCTTGCGATTGCCTACCAAGCTTTTAAGCAAAACTTTGATCCTTTAGTCTTATTATTGCTAGGAAATTTTCAACTTCCAGAGATACAAACTTCAAATTCAATCTTCTTTGTTTGGTTTATTGCTAATCTTTGTCAAACTATTATTCTTTTTTCTCTTCCTTTTACTGTTCCGAATATACGCAGTTTTGCAGGTACATCTCCTTGGAAATTTGGGCTCATCTATCTAGTGATTGGTGTGGTTACACACCTTCTGGGACCATATATATGGGATACTAGTTATCTATACGATCAAGTACCACACATGTTGTTTTGGTTGTTTACACTAGGATGGTGTATACACTTTGCTAAATCTAAAGTTGAAAAAGTAATCACTACACTCATAGTTATAATTATTACATCAGCTTTTATTGGATTTGATGTTTTAAGAAGTTGGTGGGTTTTAATTGGAGCAATTCTGTTGATTTGGCTACCTTATGTGTCTATCCCAAGCATCATCAAATCTCCTATACAAATGATTAGTGCGGCATCATATTATATTTATCTAACGGTCTTAATTTTTGTACATCTTGCCACTCGTGTAGCAGGAATTCGCTATCCTTTTGTTACTGCCGTAATAGTCTTGTTAGGAGGTGTGCTTACGTGGGGAGCAGTTCAATCGTTGCCACAATTTCTACAGAAACTCAAACAATTCCAGATCCAGATATAAATTACAACTTGATGTCACTCATTAGTGAGCCACTGCGCAACATCAACAGTAAAGGTTACACAAATGACTATGAATCGTATTGCTCTAATTGTTTATTACATTGGTTTGTTTCCAAACAAATATTTTCGATATTTTATTGACACTGCTGCTCGTAACTCGGATATCGATTTTCGCATTGGGTGCATCTCAGTTTTCAATGAATATCGCCAATTCAAATCTGAAGCTCAACATCTAGAGATCTTGGCATAAAAGACTCATAAGGATATTCTGATATTCATCACAATCATCAAGATATCCCCATGAGCTACTCCCATTTTACTGCATGAGAAAGATCTCAGTTGTATAAATTAAGGGTTACAGACAAATTGTCATAGTCAGCGATCGCCGCAATTTTGTGTAGTATTAGAAAAATTTTAAGTAAGCCCAAAGCGCTGTAATATAGCAAATTTCAAGATGGTGAGGTACAGGTATACAACTTAACCATATTATTTAGATAGCTTAGACAAAAACATGTGTACCTCACTAGACTGAGAAACACTATATATGATGATGTTAACAGCAATAATTAGGAAACATAACGAGCAAATCTAGGAATAAATATGACTTCTAAACCCTCCTTTTATCCTAATGTACCAACTTCTAAGAAGATTTGTGTAGCTTGGCTCTTACCAGTGGCGTGGTTCTACTGGCAACCTGCTTTGAGTGAGTTCGCACAGTTATTTCCCAAGACAACTGTATTTACAGGTTTGTTCCCAGGGTTTGCTAAAGGGATAGAAGGAAAACTTCAAGTTGAAGTCGTTGGCAAATTTCGAGTAATTGAGATCAATAAGGATGATTCGAGCTATGGAGATAACTTCACTTATCTATCTCCAAGAATTATTAATCACTTATTTAGTCTCAAGCCTCAAGTGATTTTTGCTAGTTCTTTTGGCGTATGGACAATTTTGGCTTTACTATTTAAGCCTCTATTTTGGTGGCGGGTGATCATTGCCTATGAAGGGAGTTCGCCAGGAGTAGATTATCGAAATTCAGCATTAAGGCTGTTGATTCGGAGGCTAATGATATGGATTTCTGATGCTTGCGTTACTAATAGTCATGCTGGTAGCGATTATTTAATTGAGATTCTAAAAGCAAAGAAAGATCGGGTGTTTGTGCAGCCCTACGAGATTCCCGATGAGCGCACATTACCAAGTAGTTCTGAAGTTCAAGAAACACCTGTTACCCGAAAACGTCCAGTATTTTTGTTTGTTGGTCATGTGATCCCCCGCAAAGGATTACCTTTGCTATTAGAAGCTTGTGCGATACTGCAAACTAGGGGCTATGAGAGTTACACTTTACAGGTGGTAGGCGATGGTTCACAGCAGCAAGAATTAGAGTCTTTTTGTAAGGAGCATCATCTAAGCGATCGCGTGCAATGGTTAGGTAGAATCCCCTTTGATCAGATTAGAACTTATTTTGATCATGCTGATGTGTTTGTCTTCCCAACTTTAGAGGATACTTGGGGAGTGGTTACGTTAGAGGCGATGCTACTGGGTAAGCCGATCCTTTGCTCTAAAGGCGCAGGTACTTCGGAACTAGTTGTTGATGGAGAGAATGGCTATGTCTTTACCCCAGACGATCCTGACAAGCTTGCTGATCTCATGCAGAAATTTTTGGATGAGCCAAATTTGATATCTGCTATGGGCGATCGCTCGAAGCAGATTATGTCTCAGTATACGCCAACAGCAGCAGCTCAATGTTTAGCTAAGATTACTGAACTTGTGATGTTAAAATAAACCGAAAAACTAAAATGAGTACACCGAAAGTTGCCATACTAACTCATGACATTAGTGGAGGCACATTTACAAATCTTTGTACTGCACTAATCCGAGGATGGCAGAAGCTAGGAATAGATTGTCATTTGGTTATTCTTGATGCTAGTGATGAGGAAATATCTAGATTCCCAGATATTACAATTGTGTCTTTGAATGTCAAGCGCACAGCTTTTTCCTTAGTTCCCACGATCAAGTACTTAAAAAAATACAAGCCTGATGTGCTTTTACCGATGCCTTGGTATTTTAATATCGTGGCAGTTTGGGCGAAGTATCTATCAGGAAATAAAACTAAGGTAATTCTTGGCGAACATAACATTATTAGTCTAGAAGCGAGTGTTGAACATCGAGATAAACTCCGTCTGCGATTTTTACCAATTCTGATGCGGTATACATATCCATTTGGCGATGGGTTAGTGGGAGTATCTAAAGATACAATTACCGATTTAGTGGAGACTCTCAAAATTGCGGCTAAAATCCCCATGCAGGTAATTTTGAATCCGATTAACGCTAATCGTGTGGAGGAACTAGCAAAAGAAGCAATTATGCATCATTGGTTCCAGAACTTAGAGATTCCCGTAATTGTCACGGCGGCAAGATTAGCTAAGCAGAAGCAATTGGATGGTTTAATCCAAGCTTTTGCTCAAGTGGTGAAAGTGACTCCAGCTAGACTTTTAATTTTAGGAGAAGGTCCTTTAAGAACTGAGCTAGAGGATCTATCTAAGAATTTAGGTGTAGAAGATTCAGTATGGATGCCAGGATATGATTCTAATCCCTATCGCTATATGGCAAATTGTGATTTATTTGTATTAGCTTCAGCTTGGGAAGGCTGTCCAATCGCTTTGGAAGAGGCGATGGGTTGCGGAGCCGCAGTGCTTGTCACCGATGCCCCTGGGGGGATGAAAGACATTGTGGATTATGGTAAGTATGGTGTAGTAGTGCCGAATGGTAATCCTGATGCTTTGGCTCAAGGAATATTAAAAATATTGACACAGCCAGAGTTAAAGCAGCATTATCGAGAACAGGCAAAAGAGCGATCGCAAGATTTTGATTATGTGAAGATTAGCCAACAGTACTTAGAATTTTGTCAGTCGATCTTAGCTGATCCCTCTAATAACAAAAAGGAGGTAGCGTAAAGGTGAAAATCTTGATATCTGCCTATGCTTGTGAACCAGGACGTGGTACGGAATTGGGAGTTGGTTGGAATACTGCTCGTGAAGTGGCAAGATATCACGAAGTTTGGGTTCTAACTAGACCTGACGATGGACGAGAAGCGATCGAAGCAGAGCTAGCCGTTAATCCAGTTCCTAATCTCCATTTTATTTATTTCACGATTCCAGTTTGGGGTGATGGATGGAAAATGGGACAGGGAGCTTTTCAAATTCATTACTATCTCTGGCAAATTCAAGCATTTTTTGTTGCTCGCAAATTACACCGTGAGATTGGGTTTGATCTTGTGCATCACGTCACCTTTGTCAAATATTCCACTCCCAGTTTTCTATGCCTATTACCGATTCCATTTATTTTAGGTCCAGTTGGTGGTGGCGAATCAGCGCCTAAATCCTTTAGCCAAGACTTTAGTAGACGGGGTAAGATCTACGAGTTTTTACGAAGCTTATCGCGTTGGATTGGTGAACGTGATCCTTTTACACGGATGACAGTTCGCAGAAGTATCCTCAATTGGGCAACGACAGCAGAGACTGCTGAACGAATGACCAAAATGGGAGCCAAGAATGTGGAGGTACTATCACAAGTGGGCTTGCTTCCCGAAGAAGTGACTTATTTAGAACAGTTTCCCTTGGCAGATGCTGCACCTTTGCGATTTATTAGTGTTGGTCGATTTCTGCACTGGAAAGGGTTTCACTTAGGGTTGCGAGCTTTTGCGGAGGCAAATTTACCAAAAGAGGCGGAATATTGGCTGATTGGCAATGGTGCAGAACAGGAACGTCTACAGCAGTTAGTCGCCGAACTTGGTATTGCCAATCAAGTTAAATTTTTATCCGAGATGCCCCGTGATGAGTTATTACAAAAGCTGGGAACTTGTCTGGCTCTAGTGCATCCTAGTTTACATGAATCAGGTGGTTTTGTTTGCTTAGAAGCTATGGCCTTGGGGCGACCAGTGATTTGTCTAGATCTAGGTGGTCCGTCGGTGCAGGTAACTAAGGAAACAGGATTTAAGATTCCTGCTACTGATCCTCAGCAAGCAGTAACAGGATTAGCTCAAGCCATGAAAAGTCTGGCGGATGATCCCCAACTGCGATCGCGTATGGGGCTAGCAGGTCGTCAAAGAGTAAATCAATTATTTAACTGGGAAACTAAAGGCAAGTTCCTTATTGATGTTTACGAAAAAGTTTTAATACAAACAGGAGAGATTGATGCGGGTTCTAACAGTCCATAATTACTATCAGCAGCCTGGTGGTGAAGAGCAGATTTTTGCTACGGAAAGCGCTTTGCTGGAATCCCACGGGCATGAAGTTACTCGCTATACCCTAAATAACGATGAGATTGCAACTACCAACCCGTTAATTTTGGCTAAAAAAACTTTATGGAATGGCAAGGTCTATCGAGATTTGCGATCGCTAATTCGTGAAGTCAAACCTCAAGTTGCACACTTTCATAATACCTTCCCCTTAATTTCTCCATCAGCATACTACGCTGCCAAAGATGAAGGGGTAGCTGTAGTTCAAACTCTCCATAATTACCGTTTACTATGTCCCAATGCTTTGTTTTTTCGAGAAGGACGTGTCTGCGAAGATTGCTTAGGTAAAGTTCCATTGCCAGCAATAGTTCATGGCTGTTACCGAGGTAGTCGCACTGCTAGTGCGATGACCGCAGCTACTACTAGTTTCCATTCCTCCATAGGAACTTGGAGCAAGGCAGTAGATGTATTTATTGTCTACAGCCAATTTGCGATGAATAAGTTCATTCAAGGTGGAATACCTGCCGAGAAACTAGCCTTCAAGACTAACTTTCTGCATCCAGCACCTGAGCCTGACGAAGGTGATGGTGGCTATGGCTTATTTGTGGGGCGCTTGTCTGTCGAAAAAGGACTAGGAGTGATGCTAGACGCATGGCGAAAACTAGATAACAAAATCCCTCTAAAAATACTAGGGGATGGTCCCATGTCAAGCTTAGTAACTGAAGCCGCTAAAGAAATGCCTGAGATTGAATGGCTAGGACGTAGACCCTTAGAAGAAGTATATGAAATCGTTGGTAAAGCTGCTTTTCTAGTATTTCCTTCTGAATGGTATGAGACTTTTGGCAGAGTCGCGATCGAGGCTTTTGCCAAAGGAACACCAGTAGTAGCTTCAAATATTGGGGCGATCGCGGAATTAATAGAGCATGGGCGTAATGGTCTACTCTTTCGTCCTAGTGATCCCACTGATCTAGCAGACAAAATTAATTGGTTGCTGGAACATCCCCAAGAACTCCGTCAAATGAGATCGGCGGCAAGGGCTGAATTTGATAATAAATACACTGCTGATGATAATTGCAAACGGCTATTAGAGATTTACCAGACTGCTCTTAACTATTAACTTACAGAAGTTTGCGTTCAAAAGATACAGAATATTGCTGTTGACAATAATTTTAGTAGTACTTTCAATAGAATATTGCTTCTAGTCAAAAGAAATAAAATTATCTTAACGGTCAGATTAAAAATATCCAATATTCCCACGTATGAAAAGTCTATACCAACTCCGTTATCTACGCCCTGACAACTTATATCCACTTTATTATCTAACTAATAAAGTGGTTAATAAATTACTAAGTCTGCCATCTGATATAGCTTGCGGATTTAATAGTAATGACTGGTTTGAACAGTTAATTCTTTTGCCTCGATATCAAAATATGCTCCGTCAACACAAAGATCATTTACCCCGAATTGACGATAATGAGCAGAATATAGTTGACCAACTTGAGCAAAATGGTGTTTGTATTACATCGCTAGATGCGTTATTGATTCCTGATAGTCATAAGCTTTTAGAAGCTGCCCAGCCTATTACTAACGAGCTTGCTCAACAGTCGCGATCGCCTAGTCACTTAGGTAAACATACATTGATGGCAAATGCTGATCAATTGCTAGCACATCCAGAAATTATTCGTTGGGGACTTTCAGAAAGACTTCTCAAGATTGTGGAATGCTATTTGGGTTTACCTGTAGGCTACGGTGCATTATCGTTTTATTACAGTGTTGCAGATGGAAGAGATGCAGGACCACGCATATGGCATCGAGATAAAGAAGACTGGAAAATGGTCAAGGTTGCTGTTTATTTAAATGATGTTGATGAATTTGGTGGTCCTTTTCAGTGTGTTAAGTCAGATATCAACAAATTCTTGATTGAAACACTGCCCCAATATAAGGGGTTAACTAACTCAGAACTAGAACAATTATTAAAGACTAATAACCCTGATGAATACTTAACCTCTTGTGTTGGCAAAACTGGAACGGTTATTTTTACTGATACATCCAAGTATTACCACCGTGGAAAACCACCCTCAAAAAGCGATCGCTCAGCGGTTTTTTTCCACTACTTTAGCTATCGTCCTAAAAACCCCTTTTACTGCGATCGATCTCCTCTATCTAGTAATCAAATTGTAGAGTTTGATAAGCAGCTACCAATTCATCTTCAGGGGTATTTAACTTGGAGAGAACAATGTCCTGGATTAGGGCGATATATTCCTAAAAATCAAATGAAAGTCGATAATTGGTAGTGGATCAAGTAATAGAGATTTTTCTAGATCTACATTATTTGAAGACTGTGTCAGTACAAAGCACTGTAACATTGGGATTAACCCTCTCTCAATTTATTTAATGCTATATAAAATTTTGAGATACTGAGTACAAATAATTCTACAGTTGAATTAGTAAATGAGGACAGTACTAGAATCGAAATACAAACGCAAAGGATATATTACAAACTCAAACTTGACATTGTTTGGGGTTGGTAGTGCATTATTTCCAAGGATTTTTACAGCATTAAAAATACCCTCAGCAATTAACTTTTTACATTTTGTTGCGATTCCTTTTGCCTGTGGATCAGTAATAGTTAAGTCTCGCAGTAAAGATCTCCAACAAATTACCATCTCAAAAAAGATTTTGCTGAGTTTATTTCTATTTTTAATTGTTGTTTTTGCTAGTGCATTACTTAATGAAGCAGGTGTAATCAATACAGTTCTAGACTATTTACTACTAGCAGAGCCTTTTATCTTAATCTTGACCATTGTTAGCATACCGATGACTACAGAAAGCTATGAACGCTTTCGTAGATGGATTTTACAAGCCGCTATGATTAATATGCTGTTTGCCTATATCCAAAAGTATGTCTTTCGGATGGACAAACTAATTGGTCTTGAAGATAATATAAAGGGAATTTTTATTGGACAAGGAGCTGGTCATGTGCTGGGCGGCTCGGTTGCCATGACTTTTGCCATTTACTATTTTTTTACAGCCAAAAATAAACCATTGTGGTTTCGTGCTGTAGTGTTTCTAGGTTGTTTAAATCATATTATTATTTCAGATACTAAGCAGGTTTTACTATCATTTATTTTAGGTTATGTATTGGTATATTTCTTAACTCTTAAGGATATTAGAAAAGGCTTACTTTACCTTATTCTAGGAGTTGTATTTTTTAGTGCCTTCTATTGGGCAATTTATAACATTGAATACCTTTCAGCATATACGGTGTGGATTCGACCAGAACTCTATGGTCCCGATGGAGAAGCAACTCGTTTAAAATTTGCCACTTTTAGACTTGTTCCTCAACATTTTCATTCCCCTCTCAATTGGTTATTTGGTTTAGGTCCTGGTCACACAGTTGGACGACTAGGTGGATGGATGCTAGAGACTTACTGGAATTTATTAGCTCCATTAGGAGCAACTGTGCATCCTGTCAGTAAAGAGATTTGGCAAGCAGTAGCGGCAAGTTGGCTAGGAGATCAATCTAGTTTGTTTTCGCCTTTGTTTGGTTGGGCAGGAATCTGGGGAGATTTAGGAATTGTGGGATTAGGAACCTATTTTTATATGGCATCTGTTGTTTGGCGATATGTTTGTGTCAATGATCTTTCTAAATATTTAATGTTAACCGTATTTGTATTCGGCTTAATATTTTCTCAGTTAGAAGAACCGGGATATACACTTTTTGTAGCAAGTATGATCGGATTAAACTGGCAGGATGTTAAAGTTACATCTCAAAATAAAATTTTGTCTGATCAGTAGTTGGGCATAATTTCTAAATTGGTCAGGGCTAAGTCATAAGTCAGAGATTATCAACAAATATATTGATTAAGGAGTAATATCTAAAATTCAAGGTAAATCAAATTTATCAAGTATCTTTAAAATAGCAGCAGTGACTACAACCTGTACAATTACCTGCACGGGGGACTGGGCATTTCCACCACCTTCCCCACTTTCTGTTTGAGCTAAAGCTGGAGAAGTAATACTTAGAAATAGTAGTAATAAAATCAAAAACTTTAATCTAGAAAACATTGAAGTTAAGTTAATAATTACAGGTTTTTAGGTCTTTAAGTTTAATGAAAGTCAAATGTCTGAATCAGCGATCGCATTTAAAGGGGATTTTAAAATCTATCGCTATTAAAATTATCCAAATGTTGCTACCAAATCTTTGGCGACGAATGGAAGAACAAAAATCTCGTTTAAATGACTGGGGACAATTGCAAGTTTATCATCAAAAGAATATTAATCTTGATGCTTCCATAATAGTAGAAAGCCGCATTATTTTTTTTGGTGACTCTATTACTGAATTTTGGGATCTGGAAGCCACTTTTAAGGATAAGAACTATATCAATCGGGGCATATCTGGGCAAACTACATCACAAATGTTAGTTCGCTTCCGCAATGATGTCATTGATTTACAACCGAAAGTTGTTGTGATTTTGGCTGGGATAAATGACATTGCTGGAAATACTGGAGCAATGACGGTGGAGATGATCGAGGGTAACTATTTGTCAATGTGCGAATTGGCTCAAATGAATCATATTAAGATTATCTTTGCTTCAGTATTACCCATTAATGAAAATAGTCCGCTAAGTCAATCAGATCCACAGGTACATACAAAAATTCGTACATTGAATAGTTGGTTACAGGACTACTGTGATAAGCACCAGCAAATTTACCTCGACTATTATAGCCATATGGCAGATGCTCAAGGAATGCTAAAAATAGAACTATCTGATGACGGGCTACATCCAAATGCTAAAGGTTACGCAGTAATGGCTAAATTGATCGAGGAGGTAATTCAGCAGTTTAAATAAAAATCTGTAAAATAATTTGTAAAAAGTTTCTTGAAAAATACAGGTAGAATATTTACAAATTCCAAATCCTGCATTCAATTAGAATAAATTTTAGCAAAAATTGCATGAAAGTTGAAACTACAGCGATTCCCGATGTTTTACTGATTACTCCTAAAGTATTTGCGGATGCGAGAGGATTTTTTTACGAGTCCTATAATTATCAAGCTTTTGTTGAAAAAACAGGATTAAACATTAATTTTGTTCAGGATAATCATTCCCGATCGCAAAAAAATGTTTTGCGAGGATTGCATTATCAAATTGGGAAACCCCAAGGCAAATTAGTGAGAGCTTTGGTTGGCACAATTCAAGATGTTGCTGTCGATTTACGGAAAAGTTCCCCAACTTTTGGACAGTCAGTTAGCTATATTCTTAGTGCAGAAAACTATCAGCAATTGTGGATCCCCGCAGGTTTTGCCCATGGATTTGCCGTATTGTCTGACGTGGCAGAAGTAGCTTATAAAGCTACAG containing:
- a CDS encoding AMP-binding protein, which codes for MPEINCNRIGIVAVNHTGYVEAMLRCIEDGNIAVPLRSDNDHDRISAASVTKIITPTFDGDWMTRKFTPQEIDAVALISFTSGTEGNPKGVILTHKNLTEVVTRLNSVMRLDNSIREYIGVPVYHSFGFGRCRAVAKVGGQFFIPSNGFNPSEIGTMLRNGGINSISAVPSLWRLLLVNKDLIGSYGKRVRWIEIGSQYMSRQEKEELRNLFPEARIVQHYGLTEASRTTLLEIHQAEGDALESVGQALGSVNIKLTEAGRISIRGEHVAQAYLIDGKEVNLQDEEGWFLTNDLGSLENGYLYYKGRADDVINCGGIKVYPETLETKVYASIGYSNGIAICRKTDPMRGDGFLVAVTSEVQIDKQQLRTLVLQAIQDMGVNAGNAITIIDVDSLPKTATGKIQRKQLAEWYMREFPQEDRQIDSLDEPASDNSPIQAIFCRTLKVNQIQIEDTFISLGGDSLSYVQISMELERYLGYLPKKWEQVPLNDLGKLAPQKRISTIIEMNTLLRALAISGVVVNQSGLLFIEGGALLLLLIAGLNFSRFQGCSLIKGQLHSIAPLLRHILIPYLTLAIAYQAFKQNFDPLVLLLLGNFQLPEIQTSNSIFFVWFIANLCQTIILFSLPFTVPNIRSFAGTSPWKFGLIYLVIGVVTHLLGPYIWDTSYLYDQVPHMLFWLFTLGWCIHFAKSKVEKVITTLIVIIITSAFIGFDVLRSWWVLIGAILLIWLPYVSIPSIIKSPIQMISAASYYIYLTVLIFVHLATRVAGIRYPFVTAVIVLLGGVLTWGAVQSLPQFLQKLKQFQIQI
- a CDS encoding glycosyltransferase family 4 protein — protein: MTSKPSFYPNVPTSKKICVAWLLPVAWFYWQPALSEFAQLFPKTTVFTGLFPGFAKGIEGKLQVEVVGKFRVIEINKDDSSYGDNFTYLSPRIINHLFSLKPQVIFASSFGVWTILALLFKPLFWWRVIIAYEGSSPGVDYRNSALRLLIRRLMIWISDACVTNSHAGSDYLIEILKAKKDRVFVQPYEIPDERTLPSSSEVQETPVTRKRPVFLFVGHVIPRKGLPLLLEACAILQTRGYESYTLQVVGDGSQQQELESFCKEHHLSDRVQWLGRIPFDQIRTYFDHADVFVFPTLEDTWGVVTLEAMLLGKPILCSKGAGTSELVVDGENGYVFTPDDPDKLADLMQKFLDEPNLISAMGDRSKQIMSQYTPTAAAQCLAKITELVMLK
- a CDS encoding glycosyltransferase, producing the protein MSTPKVAILTHDISGGTFTNLCTALIRGWQKLGIDCHLVILDASDEEISRFPDITIVSLNVKRTAFSLVPTIKYLKKYKPDVLLPMPWYFNIVAVWAKYLSGNKTKVILGEHNIISLEASVEHRDKLRLRFLPILMRYTYPFGDGLVGVSKDTITDLVETLKIAAKIPMQVILNPINANRVEELAKEAIMHHWFQNLEIPVIVTAARLAKQKQLDGLIQAFAQVVKVTPARLLILGEGPLRTELEDLSKNLGVEDSVWMPGYDSNPYRYMANCDLFVLASAWEGCPIALEEAMGCGAAVLVTDAPGGMKDIVDYGKYGVVVPNGNPDALAQGILKILTQPELKQHYREQAKERSQDFDYVKISQQYLEFCQSILADPSNNKKEVA
- a CDS encoding glycosyltransferase family 4 protein, with amino-acid sequence MKILISAYACEPGRGTELGVGWNTAREVARYHEVWVLTRPDDGREAIEAELAVNPVPNLHFIYFTIPVWGDGWKMGQGAFQIHYYLWQIQAFFVARKLHREIGFDLVHHVTFVKYSTPSFLCLLPIPFILGPVGGGESAPKSFSQDFSRRGKIYEFLRSLSRWIGERDPFTRMTVRRSILNWATTAETAERMTKMGAKNVEVLSQVGLLPEEVTYLEQFPLADAAPLRFISVGRFLHWKGFHLGLRAFAEANLPKEAEYWLIGNGAEQERLQQLVAELGIANQVKFLSEMPRDELLQKLGTCLALVHPSLHESGGFVCLEAMALGRPVICLDLGGPSVQVTKETGFKIPATDPQQAVTGLAQAMKSLADDPQLRSRMGLAGRQRVNQLFNWETKGKFLIDVYEKVLIQTGEIDAGSNSP
- a CDS encoding glycosyltransferase; amino-acid sequence: MRVLTVHNYYQQPGGEEQIFATESALLESHGHEVTRYTLNNDEIATTNPLILAKKTLWNGKVYRDLRSLIREVKPQVAHFHNTFPLISPSAYYAAKDEGVAVVQTLHNYRLLCPNALFFREGRVCEDCLGKVPLPAIVHGCYRGSRTASAMTAATTSFHSSIGTWSKAVDVFIVYSQFAMNKFIQGGIPAEKLAFKTNFLHPAPEPDEGDGGYGLFVGRLSVEKGLGVMLDAWRKLDNKIPLKILGDGPMSSLVTEAAKEMPEIEWLGRRPLEEVYEIVGKAAFLVFPSEWYETFGRVAIEAFAKGTPVVASNIGAIAELIEHGRNGLLFRPSDPTDLADKINWLLEHPQELRQMRSAARAEFDNKYTADDNCKRLLEIYQTALNY